A genomic stretch from Primulina huaijiensis isolate GDHJ02 chromosome 14, ASM1229523v2, whole genome shotgun sequence includes:
- the LOC140958105 gene encoding peptidyl-prolyl cis-trans isomerase FKBP53-like, whose protein sequence is MLKESGKVFDSNMNGTACSCRLGDEEFIDGWNIGIDGMRIGDKRRLIIPPSMGLLYLPCSFGSNGVGENVPPNSWLLYDIELVNVR, encoded by the exons ATGTTAAAAGAGAGTGGGAAAGTATTCGATTCGAATATGAATGGCACTGCTTGTAGCTGTCGTCTAG GTGACGAAGAATTTATTGATGGATGGAACATCGGTATTGATG GTATGCGCATTGGGGATAAGAGGAGACTCATCATCCCACCATCTATGGG GCTCTTATACCTGCCGTGCAGTTTCGGAAGTAATGGAGTGGGAGAAAATGTGCCACCAAACTCATGGCTTTTGTATGATATCGAATTGGTCAATGTCCGttga
- the LOC140957548 gene encoding ATP-dependent DNA helicase 2 subunit KU80: MARNKEGLVLVLDVGPSMHSMLPEMEKVCSMLIQKKLIFNKYDEVGVVVFGTADSKNDLTEEVGGYENVMVLQGMKVVDGDFVATLQHLPRGTVHGDFLDALVVGMDMLIKKYGPTNKGKKRICLITDTCSPIKDPYEGTKKDQVNTVVAQMVAHGMKMDCIVVRVKREWNVDEKIVEENDSLLNIFTNNSSSRKVCVESPTSLLGALRTRNISPVTIYRGDFELSSTMKIKVWVYKKTSEEKFPSLKKYSDKAPLTDKFATHEIKVDYEYKSVAEPDRVVPPEQRIKGYRYGPQVVPISSAEWEAVKFKPEKGVKLLGFTDNANIMRHYYMRDVNIFIAEPGNTSAILAVSALARSMQEMNKVAIIRCVWRQGQTNVVVGVLTPNVSEKTNIPDSFYFNVLPFAEDVREFQFPSFDKMPPLMQPNDQQQEATDKFVQMLDLAPTGKGEVLQPNFTPNPVLERYYRCLELKSKDQNASVPPLDETLRKITEPDPELLSQNRAVTNDFRLSFELKEHPKLKKSSRRLLTEKPSGSNNKVEGSSADGQAMDAIEYKSEVKVEKIGNSNPVQDFEAMVSRRDGPQWVNHAIQNMKHKIFDLVENSFEGDAYQTALECLVSLRRGCILEQEPKQFNDFFRHLHKFCLERDLKSFTELLAVHEVVLISNTEAAESDVSESEARSLMVKNEPKTEQGI, encoded by the exons ATGGCTCGAAACAAG GAAGGTCTAGTTTTGGTGCTTGATGTTGGTCCCTCAATGCACTCTATGCTGCCGGAGATGGAAAAGGTTTGCTCCATGCTCATACAAAAGAAG CTTATTTTCAACAAGTATGATGAAGTGGGAGTTGTCGTGTTTGGAACTGCAG ATTCTAAAAATGACCTGACAGAAGAAGTGGGTGGATATGAAAATGTGATGGTTCTGCAAGGCATGAAGGTCGTTGATGGAGATTTTGTAGCAACTTTACAACATCTCCCTAGAGGAACTGTACATGGTGATT TTCTTGATGCACTTGTTGTTGGAATGGATATGTTAATTAAGAAGTATGGACCAACGAACAAGGGAAAGAAACGTATATGTCTCATAACAGACACATGTTCTCCTATCAAAGATCCATACGAGGGAACAAAGAAGGATCAAGTCAACACGGTTGTCGCACAGATGGTGGCACATGGCATGAAGATGGACTGCATAGTCGTTAGGGTAAAAAGAGAGTGGAATGTAGATGAGAAGATTGTGGAAGAGAATGATTctctattaaatatatttacaaataattCTTCCTCAAGGAAAGTGTGTGTGGAGAGTCCAACTTCATTATTAGGTGCTCTAAGAACTCGTAATATTTCTCCTGTTACTATATATCGAGGTGATTTTGAGCTGAGCTCTACAATGAAAATCAAG GTATGGGTCTACAAGAAAACATCAGAAGAGAAATTTCCCTCATTAAAAAAGTATTCTGATAAAGCACCTCTGACAGATAAATTTGCCACACATGAAATTAAGGTTGATTATGAATACAAAAGTGTTGCAGAACCTGATAGAGTTGTGCCACCTGAACAAAGGATCAAAGGTTACCGCTATGGTCCGCAAGTAGTTCCAATATCATCTGCTGAGTGGGAGGCCGTAAAGTTCAAACCTGAGAAAGGCGTGAAGCTTCTTGGTTTTACCGACAATGCAAATATAATGCG ACACTATTATATGAGAGATGTCAACATCTTCATTGCTGAACCTGGAAATACAAGTGCCATCCTTGCAGTTTCTGCACTAGCTAGATCAATGCAGGAAATGAATAAAGTCGCCATTATCCGCTGTGTTTGGAGACAAGGGCAGACAAATGTTGTTGTTGGGGTGCTAACGCCAAATGTATCCGAGAAAACTAATATT CCAGATTCGTTTTACTTCAATGTTCTTCCATTTGCCGAGGATGTCAGGGAGTTCCAATTTCCATCTTTTGACAAGATGCCTCCATTGATGCAGCCAAATGACCAACAGCAAGAGGCAACTGATAAGTTTGTCCAAATGCTCGATCTTGCTCCAACTGGCAAAGGGGAAGTCTTGCAACCCAACTTCACTCCAAATCCTGTTCTGGAG CGCTATTATCGTTGTCTCGAATTGAAATCTAAAGACCAAAATGCAAGTGTTCCTCCACTTGATGAAACCCTTAGAAAGATAACAGAACCTGATCCCGAGCTTCTTTCTCAAAACAGAGCCGTGACCAATGATTTTCGACTGTCCTTTGAACTCAAAGAGCATCCAAAG TTGAAGAAATCATCTCGAAGATTATTAACTGAAAAACCGTCTGGATCAAACAATAAAGTGGAAGGTTCTAGCGCTGATGGTCAAGCCATGGATGCTATTGAATATAAATCTGAAGTCAAGGTTGAGAAAATAGGCAATTCTAATCCCGTTCAAGATTTTGAGGCCATGGTATCTCGCAGAGATGGTCCACAATGGGTTAACCATGCAATTCAGAATATGAAACATAAGATTTTTGATTTAGTCGAGAATTCTTTTGAAGGAGATGCTTATCAGACAGCACTCGAATGCTTGGTTTCACTGCGTAGGGGTTGCATTCTTGAGCAG GAGCCAAAACAGTTCAACGACTTCTTCCGCCATCTCCACAAATTCTGCCTGGAGAGGGACCTCAAAAGCTTCACTGAATTGTTGGCAGTCCATGAAGTAGTTCTAATAAGCAACACTGAAGCAGCTGAGAG TGATGTTTCAGAGAGTGAAGCTAGAAGCTTGATGGTTAAAAATGAGCCAAAAACTGAGCAAGGCATCTGA